One part of the Syngnathus acus chromosome 17, fSynAcu1.2, whole genome shotgun sequence genome encodes these proteins:
- the LOC119137384 gene encoding transmembrane protein 200C-like produces the protein MIATGGLLRMNRRQDSLRSKNRAENKKKRKSKKKKKNDVVVVKGKLNLCSPAGLVAAVGLMVLMVGISMAVLGYWPSQNQQQYQEHGRTGVHYGTMSYSQSPNASSNESRAPPNLNPLNQSHSNGSDLAPSPNHCGFLCDFLDNYLYSDNLKVFGPLVMGIGIFLFICANAVLHENRDKKTKIINLRDIYSTVIDLHSVRSKEYSPLNGLVNYTQSKSAEGPSGGHHAGRSSWPSSAALDSDEVFRRPSRSWSREVQTFTDTVYSIYKDYSNGSEEAPQPRQWDPTSIVASSVNAFTLPVIKLNNYEAEEDVVIEVGNDHEEAQGDEEKTSPLPEDVPAAEPPQLFPPSPVVKAMGSRLSLNSLTDPPKSARRCSLSVSVCHQSERGRRFSCPRLERSNSKGYIKLSDLGSESFDAPDTSLGGDGKQEVAATDTATAVEEDAQGDKGQATPSTSAES, from the coding sequence ATGATCGCCACGGGCGGACTGCTGCGCATGAACCGGCGCCAGGACTCCCTGCGCTCCAAGAACCGCGCTGAAAACAAGAAGAAGCGGAaatcaaagaagaagaagaaaaatgacgtGGTGGTAGTGAAGGGCAAGCTCAACCTCTGCTCACCCGCTGGCCTGGTTGCGGCCGTTGGGCTGATGGTCCTCATGGTGGGCATCTCCATGGCCGTACTAGGGTACTGGCCGAGCCAGAATCAGCAGCAATACCAAGAGCACGGACGGACGGGGGTACACTACGGCACAATGAGTTACTCACAAAGCCCCAACGCGTCCTCCAACGAGAGCCGAGCTCCCCCCAACCTCAACCCGCTGAACCAGAGCCACTCCAACGGCAGCGACTTGGCTCCGTCTCCCAACCACTGCGGCTTCCTGTGTGACTTCCTCGACAACTACCTGTACTCCGACAACCTCAAAGTCTTCGGACCGTTGGTGATGGGCATCGGAATTTTCCTCTTCATCTGCGCCAATGCCGTCCTTCACGAGAACCGCGacaagaaaaccaaaatcaTCAACCTGAGAGACATCTACTCCACGGTTATAGACCTGCATAGTGTCCGTTCCAAGGAGTACTCACCTCTCAATGGTTTGGTAAACTACACTCAGTCCAAGAGCGCAGAGGGTCCATCGGGGGGCCACCATGCAGGCCGCAGTTCCTGGCCTTCCTCCGCCGCATTGGACAGCGACGAGGTATTCCGGCGTCCGTCGCGTAGCTGGTCCAGGGAAGTCCAGACTTTCACAGACACAGTGTACAGCATCTACAAGGACTACAGCAATGGCAGCGAAGAGGCCCCCCAACCCCGCCAGTGGGACCCCACCTCCATTGTCGCCTCCTCGGTAAATGCCTTCACCCTCCCGGTCATCAAGCTCAACAACTACGAGGCGGAAGAAGACGTGGTCATTGAGGTGGGGAATGACCACGAGGAGGCACAGGGCGATGAAGAAAAGACGAGTCCTTTGCCCGAGGACGTACCTGCCGCTGAGCCGCCCCAGTTGTTCCCGCCCTCCCCAGTTGTGAAGGCGATGGGGTCACGCCTGTCCCTCAACTCGCTAACGGACCCGCCGAAGTCAGCACGCCGTTGCAGCCTGTCGGTGAGCGTGTGCCACCAGAGCGAGCGGGGCAGGCGCTTCAGCTGCCCTCGTCTGGAGCGCTCCAACAGTAAGGGCTACATTAAACTCAGCGACCTCGGGAGCGAATCCTTCGACGCGCCGGACACTTCTTTAGGGGGCGACGGCAAGCAGGAAGTAGCAGCGACGGATACGGCGACAGCCGTGGAGGAGGACGCTCAGGGAGACAAAGGACAGGCGACACCAAGCACTTCTGCAGAATCCTAA